The Candidatus Eisenbacteria bacterium genome includes a region encoding these proteins:
- the alr gene encoding alanine racemase — protein MQSTNGRPTVAEVSLGALRANLREAVRLVGPKVKVMAVVKADAYGHGAVAASRAFLDAGAAVLGTSSVAEAVELRQVGITAPIVVLGGAFPGDEEDVAAHDLSVAVWSEHGVRTLAAAAGRARHAVQVHVKVDTGMTRLGLDVGDVRDFGEAVRDIPNVTVAGVFSHFATADAVDAAPAQAQIACFDDAIAALGAIAVRPEHVHLANSAAVLSQPAAHFTLVRPGIMLYGYAPAPHLASRAKLVPALRLRTAVAQVRRVPAGRPIGYGGTYVTSRPTVVATLPIGYADGLHRLASNRGWMIVRGARAPIAGRVCMDHVMLDVTDIPGVEVGDEVVVVGGQGGAHIGADELAGWCDTISYEVLTSVGKRVPRVYVEEFDA, from the coding sequence AATCTGCGCGAAGCGGTGCGCCTGGTGGGCCCCAAGGTGAAGGTCATGGCGGTCGTGAAGGCCGACGCCTACGGGCACGGCGCCGTCGCGGCGTCGCGCGCCTTCCTCGATGCCGGCGCGGCGGTGCTCGGCACCTCGAGCGTCGCCGAGGCGGTGGAGCTGCGGCAGGTGGGCATCACGGCGCCGATCGTCGTGCTGGGCGGCGCGTTCCCGGGCGACGAAGAGGACGTGGCGGCGCACGATCTCTCGGTCGCGGTGTGGTCCGAGCACGGCGTGCGCACGCTCGCCGCCGCCGCCGGACGCGCGCGCCACGCGGTTCAGGTCCACGTCAAGGTCGACACCGGCATGACCCGCCTCGGGCTCGACGTGGGCGACGTGCGCGACTTCGGCGAGGCGGTGCGCGACATCCCCAACGTCACCGTGGCGGGCGTGTTCTCGCACTTCGCGACCGCCGACGCCGTCGACGCGGCCCCGGCCCAGGCGCAGATCGCCTGCTTCGACGACGCCATCGCGGCGCTGGGAGCGATCGCCGTGCGGCCCGAGCACGTCCACTTGGCGAACAGCGCCGCAGTCCTCTCGCAGCCGGCCGCCCACTTCACGCTCGTCCGGCCGGGCATCATGCTCTACGGCTACGCCCCGGCGCCCCATCTCGCGTCGCGCGCGAAGCTCGTGCCCGCGCTGCGGCTGCGCACGGCCGTCGCACAGGTGCGACGCGTGCCGGCGGGCCGGCCGATCGGCTACGGCGGCACGTACGTGACCTCGCGGCCGACCGTCGTCGCGACCCTTCCCATCGGCTACGCGGACGGCCTCCATCGTCTGGCTTCGAACCGCGGCTGGATGATCGTGCGGGGCGCGCGCGCGCCGATCGCGGGGCGGGTGTGCATGGATCACGTGATGCTCGACGTGACCGACATTCCCGGGGTCGAGGTGGGCGACGAGGTCGTCGTCGTGGGCGGGCAGGGTGGCGCGCACATCGGCGCCGACGAGCTCGCCGGATGGTGCGACACGATCTCGTACGAGGTGTTGACGAGCGTCGGCAAGCGGGTGCCACGCGTCTACGTGGAGGAGTTCGATGCCTAA
- the purH gene encoding bifunctional phosphoribosylaminoimidazolecarboxamide formyltransferase/IMP cyclohydrolase, producing MPKIRRALLSVSDKRGLLDFARVLAKLGVQMLSTGGTAKLLADAGLPVTQVSDYTGFPEMLDGRVKTLHPKIHGGLLGRRDLPAHAAAMERHGIEPIDLVVVNLYPFRETIAKPGVTFEEAIEDIDIGGPSMLRSAAKNHESVTVIVDPLDYEAVRAELERSGGEVSVATNRRLAQKVFHTTSVYDGMIADYLGAAAERRFGQSFHWGGTKAIDMRYGENPHQQAALYGDFLRVAEPLHGKELSYNNVVDIDAALALGLEFLGDAPRSAVAILKHNTPCGVGLGDDAVQAWDRAFATDPESPFGGVIISTTPWTLALATKVDELFTEVLIAPEFAPDALELLKKKKNRRLVRWHPDAMPRDATAIRGVAGGLLVQDADRPGDELATAKVVTKRQPTPAELDGLRFAWKVVKHVKSNAIVFASAVQTLAVGGGQTSRVEAIRNAVARARREKIDLSRSVLASDAFFPFPDGLEEAVAAGATAVVQPGGSTRDAEVVKAADARGVAMLFTGVRHFRH from the coding sequence ATGCCTAAGATCCGGCGAGCCTTGCTGAGCGTCAGCGACAAGCGCGGTCTGCTCGACTTCGCACGCGTGCTGGCGAAGCTCGGCGTCCAGATGCTGTCGACCGGCGGCACGGCGAAGCTGCTCGCCGATGCCGGGCTCCCGGTCACGCAGGTGAGCGACTACACCGGCTTCCCCGAGATGCTCGACGGGCGCGTGAAGACGCTCCATCCGAAGATCCACGGCGGCCTCCTCGGCCGGCGCGACCTGCCCGCGCACGCCGCCGCCATGGAGCGCCACGGCATCGAGCCGATCGACCTCGTGGTGGTGAACCTCTATCCCTTCCGCGAGACGATCGCGAAGCCGGGCGTCACGTTCGAGGAGGCGATCGAGGACATCGACATCGGCGGCCCGTCGATGCTGCGCTCGGCGGCGAAGAACCACGAGAGCGTGACGGTCATCGTCGACCCCTTGGACTACGAGGCGGTGCGCGCCGAGCTCGAGCGCTCGGGCGGCGAGGTGAGCGTCGCGACCAACCGGCGTCTCGCGCAGAAGGTGTTCCACACCACGTCGGTGTACGACGGCATGATCGCCGACTACCTCGGCGCCGCGGCCGAGCGCCGCTTCGGCCAGTCGTTCCACTGGGGCGGCACCAAGGCCATCGACATGCGCTACGGCGAGAACCCGCACCAGCAGGCGGCGCTGTACGGCGACTTCCTGCGCGTCGCGGAGCCGCTGCACGGCAAGGAGCTCTCGTACAACAACGTCGTCGACATCGACGCCGCGCTCGCCCTCGGCCTCGAGTTCCTGGGCGACGCCCCTCGGTCGGCGGTCGCGATCCTGAAGCACAACACGCCGTGCGGGGTCGGCCTCGGCGACGACGCCGTGCAGGCGTGGGACCGCGCCTTCGCGACCGATCCCGAATCGCCCTTCGGCGGCGTCATCATCTCGACGACGCCGTGGACCCTCGCCCTCGCGACGAAGGTCGACGAGCTCTTCACCGAAGTCCTGATCGCCCCCGAGTTCGCGCCGGACGCGCTCGAGCTGCTCAAGAAGAAGAAGAATCGCCGGCTCGTGCGCTGGCACCCGGACGCGATGCCGAGGGACGCGACGGCCATCCGCGGCGTCGCCGGCGGGCTGCTCGTCCAGGACGCCGATCGGCCCGGCGACGAGCTCGCGACCGCCAAGGTGGTGACCAAGCGCCAGCCGACGCCTGCCGAGCTGGACGGCCTGCGATTCGCGTGGAAGGTCGTGAAGCACGTGAAGTCGAACGCGATCGTCTTCGCCTCGGCCGTCCAGACGCTCGCCGTCGGCGGCGGACAGACCTCGCGCGTCGAGGCGATCCGCAACGCCGTCGCGCGCGCCCGGCGCGAGAAGATCGATCTGTCCCGTTCCGTGCTGGCGAGCGACGCGTTCTTCCCGTTCCCGGACGGGCTCGAAGAGGCCGTCGCGGCGGGCGCGACGGCGGTCGTCCAGCCCGGCGGCAGCACGCGCGACGCGGAGGTCGTGAAGGCGGCCGATGCGCGCGGCGTCGCGATGCTCTTCACCGGCGTGCGGCACTTCCGCCACTAG
- the purD gene encoding phosphoribosylamine--glycine ligase translates to MRVLVVGGGGREHALAWRLRKTSRVEALFCAPGNAGIAEIAECVPIASDDVAGLLRFAKERAIDLTVVGPELPLTLGLVDRFADAGLRAFGPTAAGARLEGSKVFTKELLRELGVPSALFGAFTDPDAAARYVREVGAPVVVKADGLAAGKGVFICPTVPEALDAIDQVMRRRVFGEAGASVVVEELLAGEELSFMALTDGTTVLPLAPSQDHKRIFDGDQGPNTGGMGAYSPPPLSTPALEQHVMADVMRPVVEGLARHGIRYSGVLYAGLMVTEGRAKVLEFNVRFGDPEAQVLLARLDCDLGDLMVRTCDGRLAGARLTWDRRAAVCVVLAAEGYPGTVRTGDPIDGLEALRDWPRGVVFHAGTKRVDGRVLTDGGRVLGVTALGDTIRSAVDEAYDAVSRIAWAGMQYRRDIGHRALAAGE, encoded by the coding sequence ATGCGCGTTCTCGTCGTCGGCGGGGGCGGACGCGAGCATGCGCTCGCGTGGCGGCTCCGGAAGACCTCGCGGGTCGAGGCGCTCTTCTGCGCGCCCGGCAACGCCGGCATCGCCGAGATCGCCGAGTGCGTGCCGATCGCGTCCGACGACGTCGCGGGTCTCCTCCGCTTCGCCAAGGAGCGCGCGATCGACCTCACCGTCGTCGGACCCGAGCTGCCGCTGACGCTCGGGCTCGTCGATCGCTTCGCCGACGCCGGGCTGCGCGCGTTCGGTCCCACGGCCGCCGGCGCGCGCCTCGAGGGCTCGAAGGTCTTCACGAAGGAGCTCCTGCGCGAGCTGGGCGTGCCGAGCGCCCTCTTCGGCGCCTTCACCGACCCCGACGCCGCCGCGCGCTACGTGCGCGAGGTCGGCGCACCGGTGGTCGTGAAGGCCGACGGCCTCGCGGCGGGGAAGGGCGTCTTCATCTGCCCGACGGTTCCCGAGGCGCTCGACGCGATCGACCAGGTGATGCGCCGCCGCGTGTTCGGCGAGGCCGGCGCGAGCGTCGTGGTCGAGGAGCTCCTCGCTGGCGAGGAGCTCTCCTTCATGGCTCTCACCGACGGCACGACCGTGCTGCCGCTCGCGCCGTCGCAGGACCACAAGCGCATCTTCGACGGCGACCAGGGGCCGAACACGGGGGGCATGGGCGCCTACTCGCCGCCGCCCCTCTCGACTCCGGCGCTCGAGCAGCACGTCATGGCCGACGTGATGCGTCCGGTCGTGGAGGGGCTCGCCCGTCACGGAATCCGGTACTCGGGCGTCCTCTATGCGGGACTCATGGTGACGGAGGGGCGGGCGAAGGTGCTGGAGTTCAACGTGCGCTTCGGCGACCCCGAGGCGCAGGTGCTGCTCGCGCGCCTCGACTGCGATCTCGGCGACCTCATGGTCCGCACCTGCGACGGCCGGCTCGCAGGCGCGCGGCTCACCTGGGATCGCCGCGCCGCCGTCTGCGTCGTGCTGGCGGCCGAGGGCTATCCGGGCACCGTCCGCACGGGGGACCCGATCGACGGGCTCGAGGCGCTGCGCGACTGGCCGCGCGGCGTCGTGTTCCACGCCGGCACCAAGCGGGTGGACGGTCGCGTGCTCACGGACGGCGGCCGCGTCCTCGGTGTCACGGCGCTCGGCGACACCATCCGCAGCGCCGTCGACGAAGCGTACGATGCCGTTTCCCGGATCGCGTGGGCCGGCATGCAGTACCGGCGCGACATCGGCCATCGGGCGCTCGCGGCCGGGGAGTGA